CTTGATGAACCTACAAATCATTTAGATATTGAAACCATCGACGCTTTAGGCAGAGCGATTAATGCATttaaggtaatttttttttttcaatttgcaacACCTATGAATCAGTCAGACTTAACGAAAGTCTGGTATATTTCACAGCCAGAGTGCTAACAATGAAGAAGGAAAACCTAAAACTATTTTTAACTGCCAAGTGGTGATTTGCCAGCGACagtgcaatttttattaaatatttcccGTAACTCAAACATTTGATGTAAAGAAAATTAAGGAGACCAGCACCCTTATCTGCTCAGAGTCTGTAGTGGTTGGGTATTGACAGAGTTGGTaaacttcatttttattttaaaatatacaatGTGGGATTTTAACTAGAGGATGGAAATGAATTTAGAATGATGTTGGGGATCAACTCGAGAAGCATAAGCTTCACAATTGCTCAAAAGTTGGTTTTAAAAAATTGCAATGATGTGGGATATCATCTTGACAACTATATATTTCTTGAAGGctgcagaaatattttttttatataattgatTGGATACTAATGGTAATAGGTAAAGTTTTCACTTGCACGGAAAATATTCCCTTATATTTCTAGCTGTAATGCCGAAACAACGCCTCCCAAACCAacttatttattgcccaactttGTTGAAACGGCTGGTTTGCTTGGAATCAGGGAAGAGGATTTTGATGATAATTCTTGAGTACCTGTTGGATGACACAAATCACTGTTACATCAAGAAACCCAAGCATGAAATGTCGATTGGAAAATGGTCACCAACACAGTCAGTGTACCGTGACGAGCCTGCGCTGTCCTCTCGCTTCCAAGCTTGTCATAAATAAATACTGTCGTAGTACTTACGCAAAGATCCAGAAGCATTTTTTCGTTTCCTAACAGCTGGGCCTAGTTTCAAGTGAGGCTACAAATAACTATTTTTTGCGTTCAACACTGCTCACGTACAGCAAGTTGAGCAGAGATGATTACAGAAATTATACCAAACTTTCGTTAGTTCAAATCGCCTTTTTTGTCAAATACACAGTTTCCATATTTCTACAGGGTGGAGTTATTTTAGTATCTCACGACGAGCGACTTATCAAGGTGGTTTGCAAAGAACTTTGGGTATGCGGCAATCGTACAGTTCGCGCTATGGAAGGTGGCTTAGATGAATACAAACGTGAAGTTTACAAGGAGATTGAAGCGGCGAACAGTTAAATTGGTTTTTAGATTCAAATTGAATTTAATTCATCATTCATtgtagtatatgtatgtatgtgtttgcatggCAAATGTAAACTACTGCATTAATATTGATATTTTGTAATtgcatataaattattataaatacattCATGctagagaaaaaataaaattaaaaaaaagctatAAGCGCTATAAGGattcttattgtttttttttaatagaacacAATACTTTAGATTGTTGATCTAAATTACCGTGTTcaaattttgtatgtatatattttccaATATGTTTATGTATTGTGGAGGACAAAGAGGTTAAGAGGAAGGTGTGTTTACTCTCAAACAAACAAGTACGCCAGAATAGAACATCATGCTACTCAGTTCTCTAGACAAAACTATCAAAATGGGGTAAGAATATGAAGAATCCCCATATGCGAGTTCTTACGTGCATTGatcatttgtttttttctttcttttaaaaaacattttaataccTAAATCAGATCAAAGCTAGCATCAGCAAAATTactctgaaattttttttttgtgaacaggCACAGATAAACGTGAGAAAAAGGGCGATTCGGCCCTCTAAATTTTTGCAGAATACGTCTACTttctcagcgggttagggggtcagaatatacccgcggtaggtatgcctgtcgtaagaggcgactaaaataccggattcaaggggctgtgtagcgcagcccttcaggttgccagcgcaatacatagcttctagagatatacgccgccgataaacgctgccgccgccgccgattttggtcatttttcgcacgccgccgccgaatgtcaaaaatatcgtcgtggcggcgcgttactatattttctactcgtttaagactgtttaggccatttattgttcatgtcgaaaattggtcggatatggtcgaaagtggtatcaacggatgcgcatcactgccagttataagaaactaattgcgaaatttaactgtttataactattcaaaagttatttaaaataacaggcgctttcgatgtcagcttaacacggactttccatcacccaattcagcaagttattaaaacaaaatactaaaagaaaagttatataataaatttatatgctcactttgcattttgaaaaaattaataatgaacaattaattcaaataaaatgacccaaggcgaacatgtttttaaactgtcctcaagaataagcgaaataagtgatgcaaaatcctttagtaggttctaggggcataaacactcctttgaaattattcttacctcatacttaagttgaggatatatgtacatatgagaagggtttgaaaaatcgcttgggcttacattcaaacatctgttgtttatttgcgaaactatacaatagcgtctgaaatgttaattttgattttcacacttcatccttcaacacccaagtctcccggtttgacatttccaaaactagtcccttggagtgaatcacattgattatagcctatcaaccaagtttaaaaatatcacctacacgttacggctccttttacaattgtgaatacgtaggcacatatatctaccaggtgaggctttgtccatcgcaagaacactcaaagtggtgaagcaaaaactttcccaagacagtggaactaatgaccgtgtgtgatactaccctaacgtagtggacagtcgaacttgtctgaaaagtgaagctacgcggtcatccataatgaccttctatatcgtaaggccggaaaacagtagttaacaactttcaacttaaaatccgtcgactttcattctaaatttgatttaacgaagactattgaaatcaatgttgtgaacacaaacgtctgcaatctttggtctacattttaaaaattttatccagggtccttgtagtaaaattttaattatgtagatgcgccgaggattatacggattttcacccatgacgcaatgacatcctcttagactgcttatgatttcgagggcggcatctttggccgaaaagtcactccctaacgtttcaaagtgtagctcggcagcatagcgcaacaaaagcatccgttggaaagtcttcggagctacacctagagcatctaggaaagtgacgtcgacaaaggtatgagttcgaagtcgcagtcgtatagcttctgtactggcatatggtgtgaggctcaggaggcgtggtagcgactggtggtagggattcctactgttcgcacatcggaaattttagctcttaaaaacagccgaaaaactggaggcgccctgtgccacgatagtcatgagtattaatagaccattcatagcaaccctaagtcgcctttatgcgtgaccgccaaggagcgacaaatgatttaaagaaattgtgttcgcgacgattattaggagttaaccctaggtgaaactacgctttgcacgagatatacaggcaaaactgtgactattttatgtatctctatttcttttcagcagacgcagcagtaccaattccaaagaccggggttagattCGAAgcctctggagcatgcgaacgagggacaatcccttcgcaaggagctactcctgaaaatttgtgaacggtctgcgagattttgatgcaaaaaccccggatctttccgaaatggccaacacgttgatttccttaaatacatataaacaaaaactttcctaaatattatttttttaaatagaaaaatcaagcttttaaagtaagaacaccggcgtacgccggcgcgccgcctacgccgccgccgccggtatataatagagcctacgccgccgccgccgattaagtgatcggcgtaaacctctaatagcttctccaaacccaattgtcgacctcacctatccgcggcgaatcctgtatcACTAACAGAccaggctttggcgaccccaagctcctcatggaacttggaggtggggatggcctgaaggtttaatgtggccacataaatcgttcccgagatggtcgggctagcaccttaatggtgctgtggtaccggatctgtatccggcaaaggaccatcacatcgataacactccccaaagccttcggggagcaaccttatcgctacaacaacaacaacatcaatagtCTACCTGGAACGAGGCTGACTGAAACGGGTTcttaaaattcacaaaaaaattacaagGACCCACAGGATAACTCTCTGCCACGGCTCGTTTTTCCTGAACGACATCTCAATGCACAACCTAGACAAGGGCTGCTCGAATTAGGTAACTCAAAATTCTCAAGAATAAGGAAAGTAAGCATGAATAAATTAAAGACACTGGAAAGTTCAACCCAATCCTTTTTTATTATATCTTAAGGCCTTAAGAAAGTATAGCTGTgtttatgaaaataaataaattctagaTAAACGAAATTTCTACGTTTCACATTTAACCCAGTTTTATTGTTCTCTTTTGTTATCGAATACATAATAATATTTCCAATTGCTAGCGGCAACTGTAAGTTACCTTTAACGAGTTTATTTAGTTCAATCTAAAATGCGTGAGTGACACATAAGTGCAACAaagtatttatgtaaattttttttaattttttccaattcCAAAAGGACGCTTACAATCCTATTGCATCGTTTTAAGGTCTTTAATAACAATTCCAACTGATACTTGAAACAAAATTTGCACAACTAAAACACTTTTTAAACCTTGCAAATGCCAATCACCCCACATCCCAAACGCGCACCAGCATTGCCAGTGGATTTGCTCAATTCATGTCCACCCTTGCCCAAATCATCGGGATCAGCGTGCACTACCATAGTACGTCCAACAATGCTATTTGGGCCGAACAATGTAATTTGACTGTCGCTGATGTCAACCTAAacgaatacatattaaataaataagtattagAGAATATATGTGCTGAAATTTTGCAACTAACCTTGGTTGGATCAGTACCGCTAGCTTCAATATTTCCCAAATCGCCTAAGTGACGATTTTCGTCGGTTGGTGCACCATGCTCCTTTCCATGTGgattaaaatgtggaccagctgATGTACAGCCGTTGGTATTGTCACCGAATTCGTGCACATGGAAGCCATGTAAACCTTTGGAGAGACCGAGGACCTCACCCTTTACTTGTACGGGTGAAGAAGCATCCTagaaatttaagcaaaatataaaatttattttataacaaattgCTTAAAATTGTTTGCATACATCAAAAATACGAGTATGGTAGACTTCAGCCGTCAGCTCTCTACCTATAGTTCCAATCAGTTAATTGCTGTTAGCTATTTTATGAGTCTCTGCCTGTCTTTACTAAGTCTATTGTACGACTTGTTATGTAATGGAAAGTAGAACATAGATTGATatttagatccggtacgttccggtaacaagcaccattaaggtactagcccgaccatctcggggaacgatttggtatgacaacatcaaaccttctaggccataacgccctcc
The Eurosta solidaginis isolate ZX-2024a chromosome 5, ASM4086904v1, whole genome shotgun sequence DNA segment above includes these coding regions:
- the Sod1 gene encoding superoxide dismutase [Cu-Zn], translating into MPAKAVCVINGDAKGTVYFEQEDASSPVQVKGEVLGLSKGLHGFHVHEFGDNTNGCTSAGPHFNPHGKEHGAPTDENRHLGDLGNIEASGTDPTKVDISDSQITLFGPNSIVGRTMVVHADPDDLGKGGHELSKSTGNAGARLGCGVIGICKV